The Desulfurella sp. genome window below encodes:
- a CDS encoding tRNA (cytidine(34)-2'-O)-methyltransferase encodes MSLNIVLCCPDIPQNTGNIARLCVGAGAKLHLIKPFGFTLTDKKLKRAGLDYWENLDLVIYDSIEDFFQKNSNINFYIATTKAKLSYYEVKYNIGDFLMFGSETGGFPYEYISKYFDRCINIPMKSTVRSINLSNSVAIVLYEALRQIMHSNN; translated from the coding sequence ATTTCATTAAATATCGTTTTGTGTTGTCCTGATATTCCTCAAAATACAGGAAATATTGCAAGGCTCTGTGTAGGTGCTGGTGCAAAGCTACATTTGATAAAACCTTTTGGATTTACACTTACAGATAAAAAACTCAAACGTGCAGGCCTTGATTATTGGGAAAATCTTGATCTTGTAATCTATGATTCTATAGAAGATTTTTTTCAAAAAAATAGCAATATTAACTTTTATATAGCTACTACGAAAGCAAAACTTAGTTATTATGAAGTTAAATATAATATTGGCGATTTTTTAATGTTTGGATCTGAGACAGGCGGTTTTCCATATGAGTATATAAGCAAATACTTTGATAGGTGTATTAATATACCAATGAAATCTACTGTAAGATCAATTAATCTGTCAAATTCGGTGGCAATTGTATTGTATGAAGCACTAAGACAGATTATGCATTCAAATAACTAA
- the queA gene encoding tRNA preQ1(34) S-adenosylmethionine ribosyltransferase-isomerase QueA — MNLDTFDYNLPKELIAQKPHIPPDECRLFVYNKKNKSISHKIFKDIIEFLSPGDLIVLNNTKVIPAKLSAKKESGGSIGILLIEQIEKNTYYCFIKGKIKHDTKINLAKNLKATIIQTNEQKKIIKFDTTNDIREYLYEIGSMPLPPYIKRKNKEFDALDKQYYQTVFAEIEGSIAAPTASLHFTSNLLDQIKQKGVQIAYITLHVGLGTFKSVETQNIQEHKMHEEYFEISAKTAQIYNKAKLENRNILPVGTTVVRALESASNDQGYIKPTSAKTDIFIYPGYKFKTVNNILTNFHLPKSTLIMLVAALIGIEDTHFCYKKAIEEKYRFFSYGDAFLVI; from the coding sequence ATGAATTTAGATACTTTTGATTATAATCTTCCAAAAGAACTTATAGCCCAAAAACCTCATATTCCACCAGATGAATGCAGGCTTTTTGTATATAACAAAAAAAATAAAAGTATTTCTCATAAAATATTCAAAGATATTATAGAATTCTTATCTCCAGGTGATCTAATAGTACTAAATAATACCAAAGTGATACCTGCAAAACTATCTGCAAAAAAAGAAAGTGGTGGTTCTATTGGGATTTTGCTTATTGAACAAATTGAAAAAAATACATATTATTGTTTTATAAAAGGAAAAATAAAACATGATACAAAAATCAACCTTGCCAAAAATCTAAAAGCTACAATTATACAAACAAATGAGCAAAAAAAAATTATAAAATTTGACACCACTAACGATATTAGAGAATACCTTTACGAAATAGGTTCTATGCCGCTTCCACCTTATATTAAAAGAAAAAACAAAGAATTTGATGCTTTAGATAAACAGTATTATCAAACTGTTTTTGCTGAAATTGAAGGTTCAATTGCAGCACCTACTGCCAGTTTGCATTTTACCAGTAATTTACTTGATCAAATTAAACAAAAAGGAGTTCAAATAGCCTATATCACTTTGCATGTTGGGCTTGGCACATTTAAAAGCGTTGAAACTCAAAATATACAAGAGCATAAAATGCATGAAGAGTATTTTGAAATATCGGCAAAAACAGCACAAATATACAATAAAGCTAAACTTGAAAACCGAAATATTTTGCCAGTTGGAACTACAGTTGTTAGAGCATTAGAGAGTGCCTCAAATGATCAAGGTTATATTAAACCAACCTCTGCTAAAACAGATATATTTATTTATCCTGGTTATAAATTTAAAACAGTTAATAATATATTAACAAATTTTCATTTACCTAAATCAACACTTATAATGCTTGTTGCAGCTCTTATTGGCATAGAAGATACACACTTTTGCTATAAAAAAGCCATTGAAGAAAAATACAGGTTTTTTAGTTATGGTGATGCATTCTTAGTTATTTGA
- a CDS encoding PaaI family thioesterase, producing MSKKDLIEFINNASSHEIDFLSEIVKNLDGSHLRYFDKLIGIKRNENVTLKPGINNKNIYGVVHGGAICSLIDIALGAEIFKTIGTDKKIYTLELKVNFTKATSDSELKTQTKILHLGSTTIVAQCLVVDDSEDIVAVGLGTFYIVQ from the coding sequence GTGAGTAAAAAGGATCTTATTGAATTTATTAATAATGCAAGCAGTCACGAAATAGATTTCTTAAGCGAAATAGTAAAAAATTTAGATGGTTCGCATTTACGCTATTTTGACAAATTAATTGGCATAAAAAGAAATGAAAATGTTACTTTAAAGCCAGGTATAAATAACAAAAACATATATGGAGTGGTGCATGGCGGTGCTATTTGTAGTCTTATAGATATAGCACTTGGCGCTGAAATTTTTAAAACTATTGGCACAGATAAAAAAATATATACGCTTGAGTTAAAAGTAAATTTTACAAAAGCAACAAGCGATAGTGAATTAAAAACTCAAACTAAAATTCTACACCTTGGCTCTACAACCATCGTTGCCCAATGTCTAGTAGTAGACGACAGTGAAGATATAGTGGCTGTTGGTCTTGGGACATTTTATATAGTTCAATGA